The stretch of DNA AAAACTCCACTATTTTGAGTTTTTGATCCTTGTTCTCTAGACAATGTCCAAAATTTGAATCCATTAATGTTATAAGCAGTGAACCTTCTCGCATCTGGACATGGACCTTATGCTAGAAACTCCAAATCAGTAGAGATTGTGTTTGTTATATCCGGATTCATAATCTAAATAGACAAAattctttttgtcaaatattcAAAATTAAAACAAGAAAGTTAATTAAGCATAGACAAGCATTTTCACTCACTCGCTTTGGAAACCAATCAGAAAACTCTTTATTAACTCTCCTTTCTACTTCGGTTGCTGCAGGTCTCCGGCCCCTTGAACTCCTTCTTATGCAATCCCTAAATTCACTAAAAAGGAGTTAATTGTATCAATTTTAATCACTTCACTCAAAGTTtttgtaaaaaaataaattaatttatttttcttaccTAATAAATGGCTTTACTGCTGCACAATTAAGTAACACATATCGATGAGCTTGAGTCTTCTCAAGTTGAGTCAATGTGAATGTTTCAGAACCTCCGACGGTTTTACCTTGTGTAGGAAATATAGATGACATTTCAGAATCCTCATTAAGATTTGGTTCATCGTTTACACGTTTAGGCCTATTTACCTTCGACTCAATATCCTCAAAATAACGAGAAAAAAGAGTTAGGTCTTCTTTAACAATGTGACCCTCAGCTATGGAACCTTCTGGTTGTGCTTTATTCCCTATAAGGGACTTGAAATGACCTAACAATCtataaccaaaataaaaaagtatTAGAATAAACAATTACTTTGAATTACTATTATAAGATCGATTGAAATTATGTTGAAT from Nicotiana tomentosiformis chromosome 11, ASM39032v3, whole genome shotgun sequence encodes:
- the LOC104109817 gene encoding uncharacterized protein produces the protein MLFPTSFFIVMVHLIVPLVDKVIQGGPVHYRWMYFVERLLGHFKSLIGNKAQPEGSIAEGHIVKEDLTLFSRYFEDIESKVNRPKRVNDEPNLNEDSEMSSIFPTQGKTVGGSETFTLTQLEKTQAHRYVLLNCAAVKPFISEFRDCIRRSSRGRRPAATEVERRVNKEFSDWFPKRIMNPDITNTISTDLEFLA